Proteins encoded in a region of the Octopus sinensis linkage group LG8, ASM634580v1, whole genome shotgun sequence genome:
- the LOC115215110 gene encoding acyl-CoA-binding protein, translating into MSAEFTKAAEEAKALSTTPSNDELLELYSLYKQATVGDNNIDEPGILNMKARAKWNAWNARKGTSKEEAETLYVKKVEELKLK; encoded by the exons ATGTCAGCG gaaTTCACAAAAGCTGCTGAAGAGGCGAAGGCGCTGAGTACAACTCCATCAAATGATGAGTTGTTGGAATTATATTCTCTCTACAAACAAGCTACAGTTGGTGATAATAACATAG ATGAACCTGGCATTTTGAACATGAAAGCTAGGGCTAAATGGAATGCTTGGAATGCTAGAAAAG GAACATCAAAAGAAGAAGCGGAAACCTTATACGTTAAAAAAGTTGAAGAGTTGAAATTAAAATAA